In the genome of Tripterygium wilfordii isolate XIE 37 chromosome 19, ASM1340144v1, whole genome shotgun sequence, one region contains:
- the LOC119986076 gene encoding probable leucine-rich repeat receptor-like serine/threonine-protein kinase At3g14840 isoform X4, with amino-acid sequence MLPHQLHFVSLIVLCFTTLAFGATRLPNDEVEALREIAKTLGKTTWDFNADPCGQEGGWANQYQEKGYENVVTCVCNNTICHVTSIVLKAQSLQCRLPPELTRLPQLEQIDLTRNYLSGTIPKEWGSMKLVNISLGGNPLTGSIPIEFVNISTLKSLVVEFCHLSGSLPFELGHLPAIERLFLSSNNFTRELPPTFVELTSLKDFRISDNQFMGKIPDFIQNWTKLEKLVIQGSGLGGPIPSGISLLENMNDLRISDLSGNESTFPSLSSMKNLETLILSSCNIVGQLPDQLGEMTNLKTLDLSFNKLTGGIPPSVVSLSRIEVMFLTGNALTGAVPDWLLTKSANIDLSYNNFSVHGSCQQQSVNLFGSSSMGNVSGMVSCLKSFRCPETFEYFHINCGGDEATLNGITYAGDTDAASSASYYQSKSNWAFSSTGKFTEDGRSPKSYTWKNTTKLTENIQGLYTEARLSPLSLTYYGFCLRNGKYNVDLHFAEIMFTAEKENISVGRRIFDVYIQGTRVLKDFNIEDEADGLGKATVKNFPAEVNNDTMEIRFHWAGKRTTGIPVKGVYGPLISAISVTHVDYKPPSEGGKSGTPIGTVIGIIAAVASVIILVLASFWWKGCLKRKDAVGLDLKGLDLQTGSFTLRQIKAATKNFDAAYKIGEGGFGSVYKGFLSDGAIIAVKQLSSKSKQGNREFVNEIGMISALQHPHLVKLYGCCIEGNQLLLVYEYMENNSLARALFEGPDECRLKLNWPTRLKICIGIARGLAFLHEESRLKIVHRDIKATNVLLDKDLNPKISDFGLAKLDEEDNTHISTRIAGT; translated from the exons ATGTTACCTCATCAACTTCACTTTGTATCCTTGATTGTTCTTTGCTTCACTACTCTTGCATTTGGTGCCACTCGATTACCAAACGATGAAG TGGAGGCATTACGTGAGATAGCAAAAACACTTGGGAAGACAACCTGGGACTTCAATGCAGATCCATGTGGTCAGGAAGGGGGATGGGCTAACCAGTACCAAGAAAAAGGATATGAGAATGTTGTCACCTGTGTCTGTAACAACACCATCTGCCACGTCACTAGCAT TGTGCTCAAGGCCCAAAGTCTTCAATGCCGTCTTCCTCCAGAGTTAACAAGGCTGCCTCAGCTGGAACAAAT TGACCTTACTCGCAATTACCTCAGCGGTACAATCCCAAAAGAATGGGGTTCCATGAAACTAGTCAATAT CTCTCTTGGTGGGAACCCGTTAACAGGTTCCATCCCAATAGAATTTGTAAACATCTCCACTCTTAAAAGTTT AGTGGTTGAGTTTTGTCATCTTTCTGGGTCTCTTCCTTTCGAGCTTGGACATTTGCCTGCCATTGAAAGACT GTTTCTAAGCTCAAACAATTTTACTCGGGAGTTGCCTCCAACTTTTGTTGAACTGACCTCATTGAAGGACTT CCGAATTAGTGATAACCAATTCATGGGGAAGATACCTGATTTTATCCAGaattggacaaaacttgaaaaatt GGTAATACAGGGAAGTGGCTTGGGTGGGCCTATCCCTTCGGGCATCTCTCTTTTGGAAAATATGAATGACTT GAGAATCAGTGACTTGAGTGGGAATGAATCGACTTTTCCATCATTGAGTAGTATGAAAAACCTTGAGACACT GATATTAAGTAGTTGCAATATAGTTGGACAGCTGCCTGACCAGCTTGGGGAGATGACCAATCTAAAAACCTT AGACCTCAGCTTTAACAAACTTACTGGAGGAATTCCGCCCAGCGTTGTTAGTCTATCCCGCATTGAAGTTAT GTTTCTTACTGGGAATGCTCTAACTGGGGCAGTGCCTGACTGGTTGCTGACAAAAAGCGCCAACAT TGATCTTTCATATAATAATTTTTCAGTTCATGGATCTTGTCAGCAGCAGAGTGT AAATTTGTTTGGGAGCTCGTCAATGggaaatgtttc TGGAATGGTTTCATGTCTAAAGAGCTTTCGTTGTCCAGAAA CATTTGAGTATTTCCATATAAATTGTGGGGGAGATGAAGCGACTCTCAATGGAATTACATATGCGGGTGATACTGATGCCGCTTCATCTGCAAGTTACTACCAAAGTAAAAGTAATTGGGCTTTCAGCAGCACCGGCAAATTCACAGAAGATGGCCGATCTCCAAAATCTTATACCTGGAAAAATACAACTAAACTAACTGAGAACATTCAGGGACTGTACACGGAAGCACGCCTTTCACCTCTCTCTCTAACTTATTATGGTTTCTGCCTTCGAAACGGAAAGTACAATGTTGACCTTCACTTTGCAGAGATCATGTTTACAGctgaaaaggaaaatataagCGTCGGCAGGCGTATATTTGATGTTTACATTCAG GGAACACGGGTTTTGAAGGATTTTAATATTGAGGATGAAGCAGATGGACTTGGTAAAGCAACTGTCAAAAACTTCCCTGCTGAAGTAAACAATGATACCATGGAGATCCGCTTTCACTGGGCTGGAAAAAGGACTACCGGTATCCCTGTTAAAGGAGTTTACGGTCCTCTGATATCTGCAATCTCTGTGACTCATGTCG ATTATAAACCTCCATCAGAAGGAGGAAAGAGTGGTACGCCTATAGGGACTGTGATTGGAATCATAGCTGCAGTAGCATCCGTTATTATCCTTGTTCTGGCTAGTTTTTGGTGGAAGGGCTGTTTAAAACGTAAAGATGCTGTTGGACTAG ATTTGAAGGGCCTAGATTTACAAACTGGTTCATTTACGCTGAGGCAAATTAAAGCTGCTACAAAAAACTTTGATGCAGCTTATAAAATTGGGGAAGGTGGTTTTGGCTCTGTTTACAAg GGTTTTCTCTCAGATGGTGCCATAATTGCAGTAAAACAGCTCTCTTCCAAGTCAAAGCAAGGAAATCGGGAGTTTGTGAATGAGATTGGGATGATCTCTGCTCTGCAGCACCCTCATCTTGTAAAGCTCTATGGATGCTGTATTGAAGGAAATCAACTGTTGCTGGTGTATGAATACATGGAAAACAACAGCCTTGCTCGTGCTTTATTTG AAGGCCCAGACGAATGTCGGCTGAAATTGAACTGGCCAACAAGACTCAAGATCTGTATCGGCATAGCAAGAGGTTTGGCTTTCTTACATGAAGAATCAAGACTGAAGATTGTTCACAGAGACATCAAAGCTACTAATGTGTTGCTTGACAAGGATCTTAATCCTAAGATATCCGATTTTGGTTTGGCAAAGCTCGATGAGGAGGATAATACACACATAAGCACCAGAATTGCTGGCACCTA G
- the LOC119986076 gene encoding probable leucine-rich repeat receptor-like serine/threonine-protein kinase At3g14840 isoform X2, which translates to MLPHQLHFVSLIVLCFTTLAFGATRLPNDEVEALREIAKTLGKTTWDFNADPCGQEGGWANQYQEKGYENVVTCVCNNTICHVTSIVLKAQSLQCRLPPELTRLPQLEQIDLTRNYLSGTIPKEWGSMKLVNISLGGNPLTGSIPIEFVNISTLKSLVVEFCHLSGSLPFELGHLPAIERLFLSSNNFTRELPPTFVELTSLKDFRISDNQFMGKIPDFIQNWTKLEKLVIQGSGLGGPIPSGISLLENMNDLRISDLSGNESTFPSLSSMKNLETLILSSCNIVGQLPDQLGEMTNLKTLDLSFNKLTGGIPPSVVSLSRIEVMFLTGNALTGAVPDWLLTKSANIDLSYNNFSVHGSCQQQSVNLFGSSSMGNVSGMVSCLKSFRCPETFEYFHINCGGDEATLNGITYAGDTDAASSASYYQSKSNWAFSSTGKFTEDGRSPKSYTWKNTTKLTENIQGLYTEARLSPLSLTYYGFCLRNGKYNVDLHFAEIMFTAEKENISVGRRIFDVYIQGTRVLKDFNIEDEADGLGKATVKNFPAEVNNDTMEIRFHWAGKRTTGIPVKGVYGPLISAISVTHVDYKPPSEGGKSGTPIGTVIGIIAAVASVIILVLASFWWKGCLKRKDAVGLDLKGLDLQTGSFTLRQIKAATKNFDAAYKIGEGGFGSVYKGFLSDGAIIAVKQLSSKSKQGNREFVNEIGMISALQHPHLVKLYGCCIEGNQLLLVYEYMENNSLARALFGPDECRLKLNWPTRLKICIGIARGLAFLHEESRLKIVHRDIKATNVLLDKDLNPKISDFGLAKLDEEDNTHISTRIAGTYGYMAPEYAMRGYLTDKADVYSFGVVALEIVSGRSNTSYRAKEESFYLLDWALVLKEEGKLLELVDPRLGSEYKQDEVMAMINVALLCTNSAPALRPSMSTIVSILEGKSLVPEVVSDQSGLVYEMKRKAMKMYFKDTAENGISGSQSMSIDGPWTASSSAADLYPINLESDYLMNRN; encoded by the exons ATGTTACCTCATCAACTTCACTTTGTATCCTTGATTGTTCTTTGCTTCACTACTCTTGCATTTGGTGCCACTCGATTACCAAACGATGAAG TGGAGGCATTACGTGAGATAGCAAAAACACTTGGGAAGACAACCTGGGACTTCAATGCAGATCCATGTGGTCAGGAAGGGGGATGGGCTAACCAGTACCAAGAAAAAGGATATGAGAATGTTGTCACCTGTGTCTGTAACAACACCATCTGCCACGTCACTAGCAT TGTGCTCAAGGCCCAAAGTCTTCAATGCCGTCTTCCTCCAGAGTTAACAAGGCTGCCTCAGCTGGAACAAAT TGACCTTACTCGCAATTACCTCAGCGGTACAATCCCAAAAGAATGGGGTTCCATGAAACTAGTCAATAT CTCTCTTGGTGGGAACCCGTTAACAGGTTCCATCCCAATAGAATTTGTAAACATCTCCACTCTTAAAAGTTT AGTGGTTGAGTTTTGTCATCTTTCTGGGTCTCTTCCTTTCGAGCTTGGACATTTGCCTGCCATTGAAAGACT GTTTCTAAGCTCAAACAATTTTACTCGGGAGTTGCCTCCAACTTTTGTTGAACTGACCTCATTGAAGGACTT CCGAATTAGTGATAACCAATTCATGGGGAAGATACCTGATTTTATCCAGaattggacaaaacttgaaaaatt GGTAATACAGGGAAGTGGCTTGGGTGGGCCTATCCCTTCGGGCATCTCTCTTTTGGAAAATATGAATGACTT GAGAATCAGTGACTTGAGTGGGAATGAATCGACTTTTCCATCATTGAGTAGTATGAAAAACCTTGAGACACT GATATTAAGTAGTTGCAATATAGTTGGACAGCTGCCTGACCAGCTTGGGGAGATGACCAATCTAAAAACCTT AGACCTCAGCTTTAACAAACTTACTGGAGGAATTCCGCCCAGCGTTGTTAGTCTATCCCGCATTGAAGTTAT GTTTCTTACTGGGAATGCTCTAACTGGGGCAGTGCCTGACTGGTTGCTGACAAAAAGCGCCAACAT TGATCTTTCATATAATAATTTTTCAGTTCATGGATCTTGTCAGCAGCAGAGTGT AAATTTGTTTGGGAGCTCGTCAATGggaaatgtttc TGGAATGGTTTCATGTCTAAAGAGCTTTCGTTGTCCAGAAA CATTTGAGTATTTCCATATAAATTGTGGGGGAGATGAAGCGACTCTCAATGGAATTACATATGCGGGTGATACTGATGCCGCTTCATCTGCAAGTTACTACCAAAGTAAAAGTAATTGGGCTTTCAGCAGCACCGGCAAATTCACAGAAGATGGCCGATCTCCAAAATCTTATACCTGGAAAAATACAACTAAACTAACTGAGAACATTCAGGGACTGTACACGGAAGCACGCCTTTCACCTCTCTCTCTAACTTATTATGGTTTCTGCCTTCGAAACGGAAAGTACAATGTTGACCTTCACTTTGCAGAGATCATGTTTACAGctgaaaaggaaaatataagCGTCGGCAGGCGTATATTTGATGTTTACATTCAG GGAACACGGGTTTTGAAGGATTTTAATATTGAGGATGAAGCAGATGGACTTGGTAAAGCAACTGTCAAAAACTTCCCTGCTGAAGTAAACAATGATACCATGGAGATCCGCTTTCACTGGGCTGGAAAAAGGACTACCGGTATCCCTGTTAAAGGAGTTTACGGTCCTCTGATATCTGCAATCTCTGTGACTCATGTCG ATTATAAACCTCCATCAGAAGGAGGAAAGAGTGGTACGCCTATAGGGACTGTGATTGGAATCATAGCTGCAGTAGCATCCGTTATTATCCTTGTTCTGGCTAGTTTTTGGTGGAAGGGCTGTTTAAAACGTAAAGATGCTGTTGGACTAG ATTTGAAGGGCCTAGATTTACAAACTGGTTCATTTACGCTGAGGCAAATTAAAGCTGCTACAAAAAACTTTGATGCAGCTTATAAAATTGGGGAAGGTGGTTTTGGCTCTGTTTACAAg GGTTTTCTCTCAGATGGTGCCATAATTGCAGTAAAACAGCTCTCTTCCAAGTCAAAGCAAGGAAATCGGGAGTTTGTGAATGAGATTGGGATGATCTCTGCTCTGCAGCACCCTCATCTTGTAAAGCTCTATGGATGCTGTATTGAAGGAAATCAACTGTTGCTGGTGTATGAATACATGGAAAACAACAGCCTTGCTCGTGCTTTATTTG GCCCAGACGAATGTCGGCTGAAATTGAACTGGCCAACAAGACTCAAGATCTGTATCGGCATAGCAAGAGGTTTGGCTTTCTTACATGAAGAATCAAGACTGAAGATTGTTCACAGAGACATCAAAGCTACTAATGTGTTGCTTGACAAGGATCTTAATCCTAAGATATCCGATTTTGGTTTGGCAAAGCTCGATGAGGAGGATAATACACACATAAGCACCAGAATTGCTGGCACCTA TGGATATATGGCTCCTGAATATGCAATGCGGGGTTACCTAACTGACAAAGCAGATGTGTATAGTTTTGGGGTCGTTGCCTTGGAAATTGTCAGTGGGAGGAGCAATACCAGTTATCGGGCAAAGGAGGAATCTTTCTATCTTCTTGATTGG GCTCTTGTTTTAAAAGAGGAGGGAAAATTACTGGAATTAGTGGACCCGAGGTTGGGTTCGGAGTATAAACAAGATGAAGTGATGGCAATGATTAATGTGGCTTTACTATGCACTAATTCCGCTCCAGCACTTAGACCAAGTATGTCTACGATTGTCAGCATCCTTGAAGGTAAATCTTTAGTTCCTGAGGTGGTTTCTGATCAAAGCGGGTTGGTCTATGAGATGAAGAGGAAGGCAATGAAGATGTATTTCAAAGACACAGCAGAAAACGGAATTAGCGGAAGCCAGAGCATGTCAATTGACGGTCCATGGACTGCTTCTTCATCTGCAGCTGATCTATATCCAATCAACCTGGAGTCTGATTATTTGATGAATAGAAATTAA
- the LOC119986076 gene encoding probable leucine-rich repeat receptor-like serine/threonine-protein kinase At3g14840 isoform X1, giving the protein MLPHQLHFVSLIVLCFTTLAFGATRLPNDEVEALREIAKTLGKTTWDFNADPCGQEGGWANQYQEKGYENVVTCVCNNTICHVTSIVLKAQSLQCRLPPELTRLPQLEQIDLTRNYLSGTIPKEWGSMKLVNISLGGNPLTGSIPIEFVNISTLKSLVVEFCHLSGSLPFELGHLPAIERLFLSSNNFTRELPPTFVELTSLKDFRISDNQFMGKIPDFIQNWTKLEKLVIQGSGLGGPIPSGISLLENMNDLRISDLSGNESTFPSLSSMKNLETLILSSCNIVGQLPDQLGEMTNLKTLDLSFNKLTGGIPPSVVSLSRIEVMFLTGNALTGAVPDWLLTKSANIDLSYNNFSVHGSCQQQSVNLFGSSSMGNVSGMVSCLKSFRCPETFEYFHINCGGDEATLNGITYAGDTDAASSASYYQSKSNWAFSSTGKFTEDGRSPKSYTWKNTTKLTENIQGLYTEARLSPLSLTYYGFCLRNGKYNVDLHFAEIMFTAEKENISVGRRIFDVYIQGTRVLKDFNIEDEADGLGKATVKNFPAEVNNDTMEIRFHWAGKRTTGIPVKGVYGPLISAISVTHVDYKPPSEGGKSGTPIGTVIGIIAAVASVIILVLASFWWKGCLKRKDAVGLDLKGLDLQTGSFTLRQIKAATKNFDAAYKIGEGGFGSVYKGFLSDGAIIAVKQLSSKSKQGNREFVNEIGMISALQHPHLVKLYGCCIEGNQLLLVYEYMENNSLARALFEGPDECRLKLNWPTRLKICIGIARGLAFLHEESRLKIVHRDIKATNVLLDKDLNPKISDFGLAKLDEEDNTHISTRIAGTYGYMAPEYAMRGYLTDKADVYSFGVVALEIVSGRSNTSYRAKEESFYLLDWALVLKEEGKLLELVDPRLGSEYKQDEVMAMINVALLCTNSAPALRPSMSTIVSILEGKSLVPEVVSDQSGLVYEMKRKAMKMYFKDTAENGISGSQSMSIDGPWTASSSAADLYPINLESDYLMNRN; this is encoded by the exons ATGTTACCTCATCAACTTCACTTTGTATCCTTGATTGTTCTTTGCTTCACTACTCTTGCATTTGGTGCCACTCGATTACCAAACGATGAAG TGGAGGCATTACGTGAGATAGCAAAAACACTTGGGAAGACAACCTGGGACTTCAATGCAGATCCATGTGGTCAGGAAGGGGGATGGGCTAACCAGTACCAAGAAAAAGGATATGAGAATGTTGTCACCTGTGTCTGTAACAACACCATCTGCCACGTCACTAGCAT TGTGCTCAAGGCCCAAAGTCTTCAATGCCGTCTTCCTCCAGAGTTAACAAGGCTGCCTCAGCTGGAACAAAT TGACCTTACTCGCAATTACCTCAGCGGTACAATCCCAAAAGAATGGGGTTCCATGAAACTAGTCAATAT CTCTCTTGGTGGGAACCCGTTAACAGGTTCCATCCCAATAGAATTTGTAAACATCTCCACTCTTAAAAGTTT AGTGGTTGAGTTTTGTCATCTTTCTGGGTCTCTTCCTTTCGAGCTTGGACATTTGCCTGCCATTGAAAGACT GTTTCTAAGCTCAAACAATTTTACTCGGGAGTTGCCTCCAACTTTTGTTGAACTGACCTCATTGAAGGACTT CCGAATTAGTGATAACCAATTCATGGGGAAGATACCTGATTTTATCCAGaattggacaaaacttgaaaaatt GGTAATACAGGGAAGTGGCTTGGGTGGGCCTATCCCTTCGGGCATCTCTCTTTTGGAAAATATGAATGACTT GAGAATCAGTGACTTGAGTGGGAATGAATCGACTTTTCCATCATTGAGTAGTATGAAAAACCTTGAGACACT GATATTAAGTAGTTGCAATATAGTTGGACAGCTGCCTGACCAGCTTGGGGAGATGACCAATCTAAAAACCTT AGACCTCAGCTTTAACAAACTTACTGGAGGAATTCCGCCCAGCGTTGTTAGTCTATCCCGCATTGAAGTTAT GTTTCTTACTGGGAATGCTCTAACTGGGGCAGTGCCTGACTGGTTGCTGACAAAAAGCGCCAACAT TGATCTTTCATATAATAATTTTTCAGTTCATGGATCTTGTCAGCAGCAGAGTGT AAATTTGTTTGGGAGCTCGTCAATGggaaatgtttc TGGAATGGTTTCATGTCTAAAGAGCTTTCGTTGTCCAGAAA CATTTGAGTATTTCCATATAAATTGTGGGGGAGATGAAGCGACTCTCAATGGAATTACATATGCGGGTGATACTGATGCCGCTTCATCTGCAAGTTACTACCAAAGTAAAAGTAATTGGGCTTTCAGCAGCACCGGCAAATTCACAGAAGATGGCCGATCTCCAAAATCTTATACCTGGAAAAATACAACTAAACTAACTGAGAACATTCAGGGACTGTACACGGAAGCACGCCTTTCACCTCTCTCTCTAACTTATTATGGTTTCTGCCTTCGAAACGGAAAGTACAATGTTGACCTTCACTTTGCAGAGATCATGTTTACAGctgaaaaggaaaatataagCGTCGGCAGGCGTATATTTGATGTTTACATTCAG GGAACACGGGTTTTGAAGGATTTTAATATTGAGGATGAAGCAGATGGACTTGGTAAAGCAACTGTCAAAAACTTCCCTGCTGAAGTAAACAATGATACCATGGAGATCCGCTTTCACTGGGCTGGAAAAAGGACTACCGGTATCCCTGTTAAAGGAGTTTACGGTCCTCTGATATCTGCAATCTCTGTGACTCATGTCG ATTATAAACCTCCATCAGAAGGAGGAAAGAGTGGTACGCCTATAGGGACTGTGATTGGAATCATAGCTGCAGTAGCATCCGTTATTATCCTTGTTCTGGCTAGTTTTTGGTGGAAGGGCTGTTTAAAACGTAAAGATGCTGTTGGACTAG ATTTGAAGGGCCTAGATTTACAAACTGGTTCATTTACGCTGAGGCAAATTAAAGCTGCTACAAAAAACTTTGATGCAGCTTATAAAATTGGGGAAGGTGGTTTTGGCTCTGTTTACAAg GGTTTTCTCTCAGATGGTGCCATAATTGCAGTAAAACAGCTCTCTTCCAAGTCAAAGCAAGGAAATCGGGAGTTTGTGAATGAGATTGGGATGATCTCTGCTCTGCAGCACCCTCATCTTGTAAAGCTCTATGGATGCTGTATTGAAGGAAATCAACTGTTGCTGGTGTATGAATACATGGAAAACAACAGCCTTGCTCGTGCTTTATTTG AAGGCCCAGACGAATGTCGGCTGAAATTGAACTGGCCAACAAGACTCAAGATCTGTATCGGCATAGCAAGAGGTTTGGCTTTCTTACATGAAGAATCAAGACTGAAGATTGTTCACAGAGACATCAAAGCTACTAATGTGTTGCTTGACAAGGATCTTAATCCTAAGATATCCGATTTTGGTTTGGCAAAGCTCGATGAGGAGGATAATACACACATAAGCACCAGAATTGCTGGCACCTA TGGATATATGGCTCCTGAATATGCAATGCGGGGTTACCTAACTGACAAAGCAGATGTGTATAGTTTTGGGGTCGTTGCCTTGGAAATTGTCAGTGGGAGGAGCAATACCAGTTATCGGGCAAAGGAGGAATCTTTCTATCTTCTTGATTGG GCTCTTGTTTTAAAAGAGGAGGGAAAATTACTGGAATTAGTGGACCCGAGGTTGGGTTCGGAGTATAAACAAGATGAAGTGATGGCAATGATTAATGTGGCTTTACTATGCACTAATTCCGCTCCAGCACTTAGACCAAGTATGTCTACGATTGTCAGCATCCTTGAAGGTAAATCTTTAGTTCCTGAGGTGGTTTCTGATCAAAGCGGGTTGGTCTATGAGATGAAGAGGAAGGCAATGAAGATGTATTTCAAAGACACAGCAGAAAACGGAATTAGCGGAAGCCAGAGCATGTCAATTGACGGTCCATGGACTGCTTCTTCATCTGCAGCTGATCTATATCCAATCAACCTGGAGTCTGATTATTTGATGAATAGAAATTAA